One genomic segment of Novosphingobium sp. RL4 includes these proteins:
- a CDS encoding LysR family transcriptional regulator encodes MALDLRSLRNMLAVADRRSFTRAAEDLGISQPALTKAIQALETHLGTRLFDRGRSGVIITAQGQQVVERATAIIADIDEFERQTRLAATGQGGRVRFGMAPLPAQALLARALTEQMRSSPQRANEVIVRNVEALWPLLFAGEIEFFVSAEGQVPEAPPVRAVTLGTFPVTLLVRPNHPLLAQKHTDVKFPVLLSNNYGESHQLPQNLPIWANDTIHLVEDYGTLIALTASTDAIWIASRYAVMDEVASGRLCELQAKDNTKRQQFRMVMYSLERRSQSPGALLFEQVFRHEIRTLGATANS; translated from the coding sequence ATGGCTCTCGACTTACGCTCCCTTCGCAACATGCTGGCCGTGGCAGATCGGCGCAGTTTCACCCGCGCGGCAGAAGATCTCGGCATATCCCAGCCGGCGCTGACCAAGGCGATCCAGGCTCTGGAAACCCATCTTGGGACACGCCTGTTCGATCGCGGCCGGTCGGGCGTCATCATTACGGCTCAGGGACAACAGGTCGTCGAACGGGCGACCGCGATCATCGCGGATATCGACGAGTTCGAACGCCAGACCAGACTCGCCGCGACCGGCCAAGGCGGACGGGTCCGCTTCGGCATGGCGCCGCTTCCGGCGCAGGCTTTGCTGGCACGGGCATTGACCGAACAGATGCGATCGTCACCGCAGCGCGCAAACGAGGTCATCGTGCGCAATGTCGAAGCGTTGTGGCCCCTGCTGTTCGCAGGCGAGATCGAGTTTTTCGTGAGTGCCGAAGGGCAGGTGCCCGAAGCACCTCCGGTCCGCGCCGTGACGCTGGGAACATTTCCCGTCACGCTTTTAGTCCGGCCCAACCATCCGCTTCTCGCGCAGAAACACACGGACGTAAAATTTCCGGTTCTGCTGTCCAACAACTACGGCGAAAGCCATCAATTGCCTCAAAACCTCCCGATTTGGGCGAACGACACCATCCATCTGGTGGAGGACTATGGCACCTTGATCGCACTGACTGCGTCGACAGACGCGATCTGGATAGCGTCCCGCTACGCTGTCATGGATGAAGTCGCATCTGGACGGCTTTGCGAACTGCAAGCGAAGGACAATACCAAGCGCCAGCAGTTCCGGATGGTCATGTACTCCTTGGAGCGACGCTCGCAGTCCCCCGGCGCATTGCTGTTTGAGCAGGTATTCCGTCATGAAATAAGGACGCTTGGAGCAACCGCAAATTCCTGA
- a CDS encoding sterol desaturase family protein: MGSLGVWILGVTAVILVAELVAGRHRGVYSRSDWFVNGICIFVGAAIRPLGAVAVAFVIGWLVPSGKGALSGMPFWPAVLAIVLVAEFANYWVHRLSHQLKGSRRFDWLWRMHRTHHTAKYVNVLLNFRISLFWSLVAGLTWAFSLALYLGLAKPAVVAIALFSFWGIFTHSDFRWDITVRQHPVFGRLFRALEHVIVSPGMHHSHHGYGKDGGNYRNFGILLSIYDWMFGTLYIPEGRPFRYGIPGATPHWADDAFSPFNVGSMLGRKKASDAGKSPSTDTAAA, encoded by the coding sequence ATGGGAAGTCTAGGTGTCTGGATACTGGGGGTTACGGCGGTCATTCTGGTCGCAGAGTTGGTGGCGGGCCGCCATCGCGGAGTGTATTCCCGCAGCGATTGGTTCGTGAACGGCATTTGCATTTTTGTCGGAGCGGCTATCAGGCCGCTGGGTGCGGTGGCCGTGGCCTTCGTCATCGGATGGCTGGTGCCATCGGGTAAGGGCGCGCTGTCCGGAATGCCGTTCTGGCCCGCAGTCCTCGCCATCGTTCTCGTGGCGGAATTCGCCAATTACTGGGTTCATCGCCTGTCCCACCAGCTCAAGGGTTCGCGCCGCTTTGACTGGCTGTGGCGGATGCACCGCACCCATCACACCGCAAAATATGTCAATGTCCTGCTGAACTTCAGGATCAGCCTCTTCTGGTCACTCGTTGCCGGTCTGACCTGGGCATTTTCGCTTGCTCTTTACCTCGGCCTCGCCAAGCCCGCTGTCGTTGCCATTGCCCTGTTCTCGTTCTGGGGCATCTTCACGCACAGCGATTTCCGGTGGGACATCACCGTGCGGCAGCATCCGGTCTTTGGCCGCCTGTTTCGCGCGCTCGAACATGTCATCGTGTCGCCGGGCATGCATCACAGCCACCACGGCTATGGCAAGGATGGCGGCAACTATCGTAATTTCGGAATATTATTGTCCATCTACGACTGGATGTTCGGGACCCTGTATATTCCCGAAGGCCGCCCGTTCCGTTATGGTATTCCCGGTGCGACGCCGCACTGGGCGGACGATGCCTTCTCGCCCTTCAATGTTGGCTCGATGCTCGGCAGAAAAAAGGCAAGCGACGCGGGGAAAAGCCCCTCAACTGACACTGCAGCGGCATAA
- a CDS encoding SGNH/GDSL hydrolase family protein: MRDLKWGFGCLLTLLSIAACATPRSTHVSPISPASIYVAMGSSYAAGPGITTSADQPQNRCARSTDNYAHILARKLNLRLIDVSCSGATTEHVLGRWKELPAQIEALTVDTKLVTATIGGNDVGYFGMLWSASCTTAPVPAASRNFKCPSPPAGADAWTKVEAGMRQIAAEVHRRSPTARLVFVDYLSVLPATGTCGNAPMSPDTAQSIRLVAQRLARLTKRVAAETQADVIQASTLSAHHDACSRDPWITGFPTERSAPGFVPYHPNENGMTAIADALMQRLVTVPRTP; encoded by the coding sequence TTGCGCGATTTGAAATGGGGTTTCGGCTGCCTGCTCACTTTATTGAGTATCGCCGCCTGTGCGACACCGCGTTCCACGCATGTCAGTCCGATCTCGCCGGCATCAATCTATGTGGCAATGGGGAGTTCTTATGCCGCTGGGCCTGGCATCACGACTTCAGCGGATCAGCCACAGAACCGGTGCGCGCGATCGACGGACAACTACGCGCATATCCTGGCTCGAAAGCTAAATTTACGGCTCATCGATGTAAGTTGTAGCGGTGCTACAACCGAACATGTCCTCGGGCGGTGGAAAGAACTGCCAGCTCAGATCGAAGCGCTGACTGTCGACACCAAGCTAGTCACGGCAACAATCGGTGGCAATGATGTCGGCTATTTCGGGATGCTGTGGTCTGCCTCCTGCACTACGGCTCCAGTGCCTGCCGCGTCGCGCAATTTCAAATGCCCCTCGCCTCCGGCAGGGGCTGATGCGTGGACGAAGGTCGAGGCCGGTATGCGACAGATCGCCGCCGAAGTTCATCGGCGGTCGCCTACCGCCCGACTGGTTTTCGTGGATTATCTGTCTGTCCTACCCGCAACGGGGACATGCGGTAATGCTCCCATGAGTCCGGATACGGCCCAGAGCATTAGGCTGGTCGCGCAAAGGCTCGCGCGGCTCACCAAGCGTGTGGCAGCAGAAACGCAGGCCGACGTTATCCAGGCATCGACATTGTCAGCCCACCACGATGCCTGCAGCCGCGATCCATGGATTACGGGTTTCCCGACGGAGAGATCGGCACCGGGTTTCGTGCCCTATCATCCCAATGAAAACGGCATGACCGCTATTGCTGACGCGTTGATGCAGCGGCTCGTCACCGTTCCTAGAACACCATAG
- a CDS encoding IS3 family transposase (programmed frameshift) has product MARKHKPEEIIGKLREAEIVLAQGGTVADACRRIGVTEQSYYRWRKEYGGLKMDQARRMKELEKENARLRRAVSDLTLDKLILQEASPGKLLSPARRRRCIDHIRGMMPVSERRVCRVLGQHRSTQRKTPRGADDEAALTEDIIALARQYGRYGYRRVTALLRDAGWHVNRKRVERIWRREGLKVPQKQPKRGRLWLNDGSCIRLRPEYPGHVWSYDFVEGRTHDGRKFRILSIIDEASRECLALPIARRLRSEDVLAALAELFVTRGPPAHIRSDNGPEFIANAVQQWLAKIGVKTLYITPGSPWENGYCESFNGSMRDELLNGEIFYTLAEAKILIEAWRRHYNTVRPHSSLGYRPPAPETATAPWLPSGSATLHLRPAMAPEAILH; this is encoded by the exons ATGGCGAGGAAGCACAAGCCGGAAGAGATCATCGGCAAGCTGCGTGAAGCGGAGATCGTGCTGGCGCAGGGCGGAACGGTGGCGGATGCGTGTCGCCGGATCGGCGTCACCGAGCAGAGCTACTACCGCTGGCGCAAGGAGTATGGCGGCCTGAAGATGGACCAGGCTCGGCGCATGAAAGAGCTTGAGAAGGAAAACGCCCGGTTGCGGCGGGCGGTGTCAGATCTGACGCTGGACAAGTTGATCCTACAGGAGGCCTCGC CGGGGAAACTTCTGAGCCCCGCGCGCCGCAGGCGCTGTATCGATCATATCCGGGGCATGATGCCGGTGTCCGAGCGGCGGGTCTGCCGCGTGCTCGGGCAACATCGATCGACGCAGCGCAAAACGCCGCGTGGGGCGGATGACGAAGCAGCCCTGACCGAGGATATCATCGCGCTTGCCCGGCAGTATGGCCGCTATGGCTATCGCCGGGTGACGGCCTTGCTGCGCGATGCCGGTTGGCATGTGAACCGCAAACGGGTGGAGCGCATCTGGCGCCGTGAAGGGCTCAAGGTGCCGCAGAAGCAACCGAAGCGTGGAAGGCTCTGGCTCAACGACGGATCATGTATCCGCCTGCGACCGGAATATCCGGGCCATGTGTGGTCTTACGACTTCGTCGAGGGACGCACACATGATGGCCGCAAGTTCCGCATCCTGTCGATCATCGACGAGGCCAGCCGCGAGTGCCTCGCCTTACCCATCGCGCGACGGCTGCGCAGCGAGGACGTGCTGGCGGCTCTCGCCGAGTTGTTCGTCACACGGGGGCCGCCGGCGCACATACGGTCAGACAATGGCCCTGAATTTATCGCCAATGCCGTGCAGCAATGGCTGGCGAAGATCGGCGTGAAAACGCTCTACATTACACCCGGCAGCCCATGGGAAAATGGCTACTGTGAGTCCTTCAACGGCTCGATGCGTGATGAGCTCTTGAACGGGGAGATCTTCTACACCTTGGCCGAGGCGAAGATCCTGATCGAGGCCTGGCGGCGGCACTACAACACCGTCAGGCCTCATAGTTCGCTGGGGTATCGACCGCCGGCCCCGGAGACGGCGACGGCGCCATGGCTGCCCTCCGGTTCCGCTACGCTGCACCTACGGCCAGCCATGGCGCCGGAGGCAATCTTACACTAA